The following DNA comes from Brassica oleracea var. oleracea cultivar TO1000 chromosome C5, BOL, whole genome shotgun sequence.
TATTCTATTCAATAATAACTTATTTCACCTTCAATTTCCCACGATTGCTAGATCGAGCTTGAATGATTCGGAATGCAATTGTCACTTTCAGTAACCAGAACGAACCACCGTTTTAATCAGACAAAATTACACTTTTTCTCCATTAGGAGTAGTTTACATTTTGCACGCCATTCATTTGATCACACGACATGCATATTATGTGATAAGTTTGAATTACGCAGTCGCTATCTAATAATCCCTTATATATTAATTGAGAAACATTACAACATTGTTCTGTAGCCACTTATCACCATTAGAATAAAATTCAAAATTCTTAGAGAAATATGTTGGTCTATCTTAACTTATATTATACTTTTTATTAAACTAACTATTAATTTGATAAATAGTATACAAAATAATATTCTCGCACTTTCCTTAAATAAAAGCTACGGAATTGCCTAATATGGTTAATGTATATATGAGAAGTAATGACTATGAATAATAAATATTTGATAATAATGTTTGTATCTTAGTTCTTTTTGTTTAAGTTTATATTATTAAAAGATATTAAACAACCACATTATATTAATCATATAATGAATTTTTCTTCTTCTTATAATATGTTGTATTTTGAATTTTTAAAACGAGTATAAATTACTAAAAACGTTAAATGTCTCACACTAAATTTTGTGATCAATGGTTTAACTTTTTTTTTGTAATAACAAGATATGAATGATCATAAATCGTATGAATATGAAGTCTCATTTACTAGACATTCATAACATAGAAAAATACTTAAATATGATAATTTCTAAATTTGTATTGAAAAAATATTGAAAATTTTATATTTAAATTTTGAATTTTGCATTCAAAAAATCGTACATTAGAAATTTTGTGTTTATCACATGAGTATGAATTCTCAATAATAAATATTTATATTAAATATATTATATATCTATATTCATGTCATTGAAATTTAGTTATATACCATATAAAATAAATAAAATGATTGTTTTGATTTATTTGCTAAAAATGTATCATAAATAAACAAGATGCATTGTTTTGATTTATTTGTTTAGTCTAATTTAATTATATGCATAATATAATACGTAAATGAATACAAACAAAAAAATAATAGATAAAATATTATTTTTACATATAATATTCATTCCGCGCAATTGCGCGGGTCTTAAGCTAGTATAACAATATTTCCACAAAATAGTAAATCGTTGTCATGAAATAACTATGGTACGTACTCATGCCGTCACAACTATGGCAAGAGTACAATCCCCATATATACACAATACCAATTACAGATATGCTAATGATACTATAAATTTTACCAACGTACGTACATAATACTAGTATAATACTAACAATTATCATTATTATGAAAACGCCATTATTTCTTTGGAGGTTCTTCACAGGACAGCCATACCAATGGACGAATAAACAAATTTGTGTTACCCAGTAGTGGGGAGTTCTGAGATAGTTACATATGGGATATTTTCCTTCTTCTTTTTGCATGGCTTAACTGATCCTAGTCGATATGCCGTCTGAATAGAATCTGAACTTTCTATATATAATGACAGAAACTTTAGTGAATTTAAAATGTAGATATATAGACACATCTAAACAAAGTACTTTGTGATTTTTCTTGAAGTGCTTATATGATTTTCCCATTAAATATAGTGAAAAGTATTAGATATGACACATACAAAGCTCTCATTATCTTCCATAATTAAATCAATAATACGAAGGGAGCATGGAAGTCAAAGGACTGATCATACAGAGTATTAGATTTGGTAGACTGAAATAAGCTAGTTATGTATATATATATTAATTACTAGATTAGTTAAACTGGTATAACTAAAGCTTAAACTGAGAAATGTATAAGATCTCAAAAATTGCTCTTTAATTGAAGAAGAAAAAATATTGCTCTTTAGTCAAAATGGTGTAATCAGAATTTTAAAATTTTCATGTTTTACAAGAAAAAATTATGTAAAAAGATACACATTTTATATTTTCAATGCATTTTTATTAGATAATAATGGTAAATTGTAAAATTTGAATAAATTAATTATGTTCAATGAATTTTGATTGTTAAAAAAATTGTAAGAAATAGTTAATCACAAAATAATACATTTTATCAATATTTATAATATCTATATTTTTGAAACATATAATACTAATTTATTGATTTTTTGGGTTATCACGAACCGGTTCCTCAAAAGGTAGGGATGGATTACAAACAAGCAAGCATGTGCATTGCATGTTCACCAAAATGCAAAAACCCATACGGAGACCAGAACCGGGTAACACAATTTTATTAGTTTTGATTGTCCAATTTAGCTTGATATTTCATCAGACAGATTAGAAGAATCTAAACAAAACCCAAAAGAATGTCTGCTTTTGCAATCTGCCTAGAAGAAATTCGACGGATTCGAGAAAACTTTGCAACTTTTGGGATCATTCATGTTTCACATTTCACGGACTCAGAACACACGAATGGATAGTCTTGAACAATGTGCTTAATTTTTATTGATTCAGAGTCTCCAATTAATTTGGTTAACCCTTAACCAGTTTGTTTATGCTGATGGCATAAGAAAAAAAGACCAAAAGGTTGAATCAGAAAATAAGACACTATAGTTTTAGCAAAAACACACTTATTACAATATGATCTATACATGTAAATTAAAAGTGACATCACCATGTCTATGCATATATGAAAACTAATATATATAAGTGTATATGTTTATTAGGTGAGTTATTTAAGCTTCTCAATAAAAAAGAACTTAAAATCATGCAACACACTTGGCCTTGTTTTAACGAAGCGAAAACACGACCATATATCTTTTTTGAAAACTAAACGAAATCGAGATTTCGATGGAGACATCACACATCACATGAGAGACTATTGCAAGGACATGTGTAATTTACAAAAAAAGAAAACTTTATTAAATAAATAAATGCTGGTTGTTGAGATTTTAGTTGAAGTTGTAAATTAGATTAATCAATGGATATATATATATATATATATATATACAAGACTAAGATCGCAAGAGACGGTTTGGTTCATCATAATATATTCAGTGGATAAGATTTGATTCATAATATATCATATGGACTGTTTGGTCCACCACTCCTTGACGGGTGTCTTTCAACTCTTTTTTTTTTAGTTCCTTCATTCCTACAATAATCTTTCTTTCTTTAGTATCCAAGTAATTACTTAATTCTATATACATGCATAATCATTTCATAAAATAAACATGTTTCAGTCTTTTTGTTTGTTATTATTAGTTGATGTCAATTATTGTAACTACCTGACAAGGTGGATAATTTTCGTCAAAATAAAAACCATCAGAGAAGAGCAATAAGGGAACAGAGTGCACACCATACTTAATACAACCAGCATCATAAAGTCTTTGCATGTCATTTTAGATGATTAATTAATTCATTTGAATTTTTATTTTTTATTTGTCATCATATGATATGGCTTACCGAGAATAAAACCCGACTAATAAATCACATCATACAGATAAAAAGTTTTTCTACCATTTTATACTTTTTGGTAATAATCATCCATTATTTACATGTTTTTGGTGTTGGCTATAACTATCTTTTCAGTGATCACACAGATCATTTTCAATTCAAACCTACTTTTTCTTCTATAATTTTTACTAAAAAGAATAATTCTATTATAGAGTAAATTTTGTTTCAATGGTTTATTTTATAATAGAGTTACTCTATTATAATATTATAATAAAAAAAAAAAGTAGAGAGATTTCACATAGTATATAGCGTGAGAAAAGAAAACCTAGCTATTTTAATCGATCAAATTCATAATAACAATAGCATTTGAATTACCAAAAAATGCAAAGGTTACTTGTGAAACCAAACCGATGTAGCTACATGAATCGATTCAAGTAAAAAAAAAATAGTTTGTTACAAAAATAAGGTTAAAGTGTTAAAGTAGAAAAGCCAAGTTTACAGATCTGAAATCAAATATAGCCAAGGTTACGTTAACTCGTAGTTCGTAATTATTCTTCAAGAGAGATATTTGGGCCTTAAGGACAACTCATAGCCCATAATACTTAACTTAATTTCAAAATTTATCGGCCCATTCAGTCTCTGGCTTGCTCTTCAAGCTCGGCGACCAAAGAAAAAGTGTGTTAATTACCGAACAGCTTCTGTGTGAACTTGGTCTTGGTCGTGAGAGAAACTTGGAATACGGTTCTGTAATCAGCAGTGTTTAGTTTCGTTTCGATTTCGATTTCATGGAGTTTGTAGTTGAAGAAGGAAAGCGAGTCCATGAAGAATGCCCGACTTTGATTCTAGTAAGCTTTTCTAATCGTTTTCGATTTCGATCTGTGTCTCTCCTCCTCCTCCCTGTAAATCGTGAAAAAAAACTACAGCTTTCTTGAGAAACTAGGTTGTAAGCATCTCTGCTGAAACAAGAAAAGCTTAGAGATTTGTAATTGAAGAACTTATTGGTTTGTCTTTTTTTTTTTTTTTTTTTTTTATTTTTTCCANNNNNNNNNNNNNNNNNNNNNNNNNNNNNNNNNNNNNNNNNNNNNNNNNNNNNNNNNNNNNNNNNNNNNNNNNNNNNNNNNNNNNNNNNNNNNNNNNNNNNNNNNNNNNNNNNNNNNNNNNNNNNTTTTTGGTTTTTTTTTTTTTTTTTTTTTTTTTTTTAATCTTTCCAACCAGCCTGCATTGTCAATTGGGAACGTAGGGCAGCTGGCTGTTGATCTTCTAGTGTCATCTACTGCTGCAGAGAGAGTTGGTTATCTCGATGATCTCAATCTGCTTCCTTGTGTTGGCAACGACGCATATGGCCCTCTCCCTTGTGGTGATCTCGCTCTTCCCCTCGAAGGTAATTCTTTCTGCTTCATGTGCCACTGTACATGGTTGAATCTAGCCCTTCATCCTTGTGAGAACCTCAAGTTTTCTCTTACCTTTGTGTATTTTCAGTGTATGAGTCATCTTCAACTGCTATTACTCTTGCTCAGCAACGGTCTCCTGTTGCAAAGGTATTACATTTCCTTTTACCTTTCTGTGTATTCATTGCTTATTGTGTTGTGACTACGGAAGAGCCAGTTAGCTTGAGTTTTTTCAGTTAAAAAAATTGGGAATTTGGTGACACATTCTAAACTTGTATAATGTTTGATGTAAAAACAGGGAATGATGATTAAATTTGCGGAGAATATAGCAGAGTTTGCTGCTTCAAGTGGAAAGAAGGATGTTATTGTGCTTTCTAGTTTAGACTTCCAGAGGCTGCACAACTTGGATTTGTCAAGGTAGTTCATTGACCTTCACTTGCACCCTTTTTTTTCCTTGCATTTATAAGAGCATAATATTTACAAGTTAATTTGAGTTCTTTGTGGACATTGCTTTAGAGGCCCACAGGTGTATTATCTGTCTAACACCGAATCTGATGGAAGAGATGATCACTGTGAAAGGCTCGGGTTTGGAAGATTGGGCGAGTTTGATTCGGAAGGAAGATGTTGGAAGTATCTTAGCTCTGTCTTTGACAAGAACAGTAAAGAAGATCTGACTTTCCCTTCGGAAGATGAGCTTGAAGACATAGACTACTACCCAAGCTTGCCATTTGCAGCTCTCTTCTCAGCTTTTAAGGTAAATTAATGGCGTATAATCAACGATTTATCCACATGCCGATTCATTATAGATGCTTCTAAACACTTAGATGGTCTGCTCGGGGTTTATGTTGTTTGTTTGTTAGGCAAGAGGCTTGAAGGTGACATGTCTGCTATGTTACTGTTCTGAAGGAGACAACATTCCTGATGCATTCCTTCTAGCAGAGGCTGCTTCTAAGCTTACGGGTTTAACTCCTGACAAGTTCCATGGTAAAAACAATATCTCTCTCTTCTTTCAAGTGTAATTAACATCTCTGGACAATGATTCGTGAGAGACGATCAAACTCACTACGATCATTCTTTTCTGCAGGGGAAGAAGGTGGGAAGTGGCGGATACCGTATTCATGGAAGAGTATGTACGGAGCTCCTCCTGATATGTCCATGTTTTAAGACTGTTCTTGGAGCTCACAAAACCAGACAGTGGTTGTTGTAGTACAAGTGTGACATTTGAGATGGTTTTAATCTGAGAGAGACCTCTTTTCTAGTTTTTCATCGTCAAATCTGTCTACTGGATAGCAAGTATAATTGCTTTACTAGAATGACATATCCCTTGAAAGTCTATCAAGAATCATAGAATAGATGGATCAAATCAAAGTATGAATATTAACTATAGTAATGAGAACTACTGCAGAGAAGAAGAAAGTTGTGATGATCAATTGCTAGATTTGCAATTTCGTATAAAGCCTGTAAACATAAATTTTGGCCAGGCTAGCCATAGCCATAGGGGATGAGATGACTACAAGTTTCTAAACCATTAGGATAAATCACCAAAACCATACGACAATAATTTGAGAAATATCTCCGGAACTGAAAAGAAAGTAGTTGAGCAATCAATTGTGGAGTCATTGTGTTTTAAATGTATAGAAAGGGCAAGCCAAGTACTTCTGACCAGCTTTTTAATGCACCTTTATTGCCTTCAGAAACAATACTATGAATTTACATATATTTTCATGCAAGTAATCCTTTGTTTTTTCTTTGGGTCACATGTAAGCAGCTCTGTGATATCTTGCATATTTTCATTATCTTATCCATTCATCCATGTGCATTTTGATCATATAGACTAGGATTTAGCCATGTTTAGGTTACATTTTGCATACATGAGTCTCTATCAGGTGTTGGAGTGCCACATGGAGTTCTTGGGGCTATTTGGATGCATTTGGAGCTCAAAAGAGGTGAAATATGTGATCATTGGACGAACAGAGCAGGGGAGCGAGGTTCCGCAGCGACGTCATGAGATCGCTCCAAAGCACTTCTCAGAGCGACCTAGCTGGAGCGACCCCGTGAAGTCGCTCGCCATATTCACCCAGTGAAGCGACTTGCTCAGAGCGACGCGCCGAGGTCGCTCGCATCTCACACCCCTCTCGGAGCGACCTCCCAAAGCGACACCCCGAGGTCGCTCGCGTCTCTATGGCGAGACGACACGAAGCGAAGCCCGGAGCGACCTCTCAAACCGACCCACTGAGGTCGCTCCCGAAGGCCAGAGCGACCTCTCGGAGCGACATGCCGAGGTCGCTCCGCGTCTATTGTTGGGTCGATTTTCTATTTTACTTAAGGGCCTTTTGGTCATTTCATTATGCACGTTTTTATTTTCTAAACCTATGTTTTAATACTCTGTAAGCCACCACCAGGAGGGATCTATCTTTTGATCTATTGAGAAATACACAAAAACTCTNNNNNNNNNNNNNNNNNNNNNNNNNNNNNNNNNNNNNNNNNNNNNNNNNNNNNNNNNNNNNNNNNNNNNNNNNNNNNNNNNNNNNNNNNNNNNNNNNNNNNNNNNNNNNNNNNNNNNNNNNNNNNNNNNNNNNNNNNNNNNNNNNNNNNNNNNNNNNNNNNNNNNNNNNNNNNNNNNNNNNNNNNNNNNNNNNNNNNNNNNNNNNNNNNNNNNNNNNNNNNNNNNNNNNNNNNNNNNNNNNNNNNNNNNNNNNNNNNNNNNNNNNNNNNNNNNNNNNNNNNNNNNNNNNNNNNNNNNNNNNNNNNNNNNNNNNNNNNNNNNNNNNNNNNNNNNNNNNNNNNNNNNNNNNNNNNNNNNNNNNNNNNNNNNNNNNNNNNNNNNNNNNNNNNNNNNNNNNNNNNNNNNNNNNNNNNNNNNNNNNNNNNNNNNNNNNNNNNNNNNNNNNNNNNNNNNNNNNNNNNNNNNNNNNNNNNNNNNNNNNNNNNNNNNNNNNNNNNNNNNNNNNNNNNNNNNNNNNNNNNNNNNNNNNNNNNNNNNNNNNNNNNNNNNNNNNNNNNNNNNNNNNNNNNNNNNNNNNNNNNNNNNNNNNNNNNNNNNNNNNNNNNNNNNNNNNNNNNNNNNNNNNNNNNNNNNNNNNNNNNNNNNNNNNNNNNNNNNNNNNNNNNNNNNNNNNNNNNNNNNNNNNNNNNNNNNNNNNNNNNNNNNNNNNNNNNNNNNNNNNNNNNNNNNNNNNNNNNNNNNNNNNNNNNNNNNNNNNNNNNNNNNNNNNNNNNNNNNNNNNNNNNNNNNNNNNNNNNNNNNNNNNNNNNNNNNNNNNNNNNNNNNNNNNNNNNNNNNNNNNNNNNNNNNNNNNNNNNNNNNNNNNNNNNNNNNNNNNNNNNNNNNNNNNNNNNNNNNNNNNNNNNNNNNNNNNNNNNNNNNNNNNNNNNNNNNNNNNNNNNNNNNNNNNNNNNNNNNNNNNNNNNNNNNNNNNNNNNNNNNNNNNNNNNNNNNNNNNNNNNNNNNNNNNNNNNNNNNNNNNNNNNNNNNNNNNNNNNNNNNNNNNNNNNNNNNNNNNNNNNNNNNNNNNNNNNNNNNNNNNNNNNNNNNNNNNNNNNNNNNNNNNNNNNNNNNNNNNNNNNNNNNNNNNNNNNNNNNNNNNNNNNNNNNNNNNNNNNNNNNNNNNNNNNNNNNNNNNNNNNNNNNNNNNNNNNNNNNNNNNNNNNNNNNNNNNNNNNNNNNNNNNNNNNNNNNNNNNNNNNNNNNNNNNNNNNNNNNNNNNNNNNNNNNNNNNNNNNNNNNNNNNNNNNNNNNNNNNNNNNNNNNNNNNNNNNNNNNNNNNNNNNNNNNNNNNNNNNNNNNNNNNNNNNNNNNNNNNNNNNNNNNNNNNNNNNNNNNNNNNNNNNNNNNNNNNNNNNNNNNNNNNNNNNNNNNNNNNNNNNNNNNNNNNNNNNNNNNNNNNNNNNNNNNNNNNNNNNNNNNNNNNNNNNNNNNNNNNNNNNNNNNNNNNNNNNNNNNNNNNNNNNNNNNNNNNNNNNNNNNNNNNNNNNNNNNNNNNNNNNNNNNNNNNNNNNNNNNNNNNNNNNNNNNNNNNNNNNNNNNNNNNNNNNNNNNNNNNNNNNNNNNNNNNNNNNNNNNNNNNNNNNNNNNNNNNNNNNNNNNNNNNNNNNNNNNNNNNNNNNNNNNNNNNNNNNNNNNNNNNNNNNNNNNNNNNNNNNNNNNNNNNNNNNNNNNNNNNNNNNNNNNNNNNNNNNNNNNNNNNNNNNNNNNNNNNNNNNNNNNNNNNNNNNNNNNNNNNNNNNNNNNNNNNNNNNNNNNNNNNNNNNNNNNNNNNNNNNNNNNNNNNNNNNNNNNNNNNNNNNNNNNNNNNNNNNNNNNNNNNNNNNNNNNNNNNNNNNNNNNNNNNNNNNNNNNNNNNNNNNNNNNNNNNNNNNNNNNNNNNNNNNNNNNNNNNNNNNNNNNNN
Coding sequences within:
- the LOC106292803 gene encoding proteasome assembly chaperone 2, with amino-acid sequence MEFVVEEGKRVHEECPTLILPALSIGNVGQLAVDLLVSSTAAERVGYLDDLNLLPCVGNDAYGPLPCGDLALPLEVYESSSTAITLAQQRSPVAKGMMIKFAENIAEFAASSGKKDVIVLSSLDFQRLHNLDLSRGPQVYYLSNTESDGRDDHCERLGFGRLGEFDSEGRCWKYLSSVFDKNSKEDLTFPSEDELEDIDYYPSLPFAALFSAFKARGLKVTCLLCYCSEGDNIPDAFLLAEAASKLTGLTPDKFHGEEGGKWRIPYSWKSMYGAPPDMSMF